In the genome of Photobacterium sp. TY1-4, one region contains:
- the rnd gene encoding ribonuclease D yields the protein MNFEIVTTTERLQVVCEQARHQSTVMLDTEFVRTRTLYPKLGLIQLFDGHCLALIDPLVIDDLSPLWALLRDPAVTKVLHACGEDLEVFQHYAGCLPEPMVDTQVMAAFLGYGVSTGFGTLVNDFLGIQLDKGEARTNWLARPLTPKQLDYAAADVFYLLPLYEKLQAQVEAKGWQDALVQECQTLMAKRVKTVDPDKAYLDIKNAWQLDPKQLAVLQQLAKWRVLEARKRDLALNFIVKELHLWKMARYNIQSKAVMAKEGFDPMEIQRHGNRLVKMVQDVAQMSPQAYPEPVVRLVDLPGYKQLVKLIKDQVSQVEAQTGLAPEFLASKKQVNQLISWAWKKGRPQDALPEMLATWRKPLFEDKVLPLLDR from the coding sequence GTGAATTTTGAAATTGTAACAACAACAGAGCGGTTGCAGGTCGTGTGCGAACAGGCCCGTCATCAGTCTACTGTGATGCTTGATACCGAGTTTGTCCGTACCCGCACCTTGTACCCGAAATTGGGGCTGATCCAGCTGTTTGACGGCCACTGCCTGGCGTTGATTGATCCGCTGGTGATCGATGATTTGTCGCCCTTGTGGGCACTGCTGCGGGATCCGGCGGTCACTAAGGTTCTGCACGCCTGCGGTGAAGATCTGGAAGTATTTCAGCATTACGCCGGCTGTTTACCTGAGCCGATGGTCGATACCCAGGTGATGGCTGCTTTTCTCGGCTACGGGGTCTCCACGGGCTTCGGGACACTGGTGAACGATTTCTTAGGGATTCAGCTGGATAAAGGGGAAGCCCGGACCAACTGGCTGGCGCGACCGCTGACACCGAAGCAGCTTGATTACGCCGCTGCGGATGTGTTCTACCTGTTGCCACTGTACGAGAAGCTTCAGGCGCAGGTCGAAGCCAAGGGCTGGCAGGACGCCCTGGTTCAGGAATGCCAAACCCTGATGGCCAAACGAGTGAAGACAGTCGACCCGGATAAAGCGTACCTGGACATCAAAAATGCCTGGCAGTTGGACCCTAAGCAACTGGCCGTCTTGCAACAGCTGGCCAAGTGGCGGGTGCTGGAAGCACGCAAGCGGGATCTGGCGCTGAACTTTATCGTCAAAGAACTCCATCTATGGAAAATGGCCCGGTATAACATTCAGTCCAAAGCGGTGATGGCAAAAGAAGGTTTTGATCCGATGGAGATCCAGCGTCACGGCAACCGACTGGTGAAAATGGTTCAGGACGTGGCGCAGATGTCGCCGCAAGCGTATCCGGAGCCGGTGGTGCGCTTGGTGGATCTGCCGGGCTACAAGCAGCTGGTGAAACTGATCAAAGATCAAGTCAGCCAGGTCGAAGCGCAAACTGGGCTGGCCCCGGAATTTCTGGCATCGAAAAAGCAGGTCAACCAGTTGATCTCCTGGGCCTGGAAGAAGGGAAGACCCCAGGACGCGCTGCCGGAAATGCTGGCCACCTGGCGCAAGCCTTTGTTTGAGGACAAAGTACTGCCGCTGTTGGATCGCTAA